Within the Macaca nemestrina isolate mMacNem1 chromosome 5, mMacNem.hap1, whole genome shotgun sequence genome, the region CCCCATCTCCAAGCACATTCCCTGTCCATAAGGTAGATGCACCGTAaatatgagtaaataaatgaataaaagaacaaagaagtgAGTGTTTGCAGGAAACTAAAGTAGACCCTGACAATCTACAGGCTCCTGCAGGCTTCTCCAGCCTCTTCTGCCACTCCCAGCACAACTCCATTTCCCACTCCTAGAATTGCCTCAAGCCTCCCCATCCAATCCCTGACTCACTGGGCCATTTCacacctctgtgcctttgcacatgTGGGTCCCTGTGCTTCGATCACCCTTCATGGGAACCTGTACCTGTAGGAAAACACACCCCTACCCCCAGAACTCTGGGAAATACCCTGTCCTTTCCTGTAGGATAGGATGATCAGGAGTTCAGGCAGGTGTGTGCACAAAATAAACACCAGTGTGAGCTTGTGTGCACAGGAGACACCCCACAGTTCCAAGAAGGCTAAACCTGGGCAGAAAACTCCAGGTGGGAGAGAAAATTCTCTGTCTTATAGACAGCCCATTTCCCTTTTCCCTGCTAACTAGGATAATGGTAatagttaatatttgttgaatgctgtGTGTCAGGCCCTACTGGAAAGCACTTTACCTGTAGGAACCCATGTGGTGCTCCTGATAACCCTTTGCACTATCGTTATTCCCACTGTATGGATCAGGGAACAGACACAGGTAGGTTTTGGATGTGTGGTTACACACCCAGAAAGGCAggaagtctggctccagagctgtGTACTGAACCGCTGCCACATTGCAGGAATGACGGCCCTGGAGGGAAGAACTAAGAGGGGCTGGGTGAGGGTCCTGGCTTCTGAGGGCACAGCTGTTCTCCAACTCTTGCAAGGCTGAAACCAGAAGACAGCAGGCATTGCAGCTGGTGGAGGGTCTGAATACTGCTGTGAGGATAGTGATTCCTGGGCTAGGCTCTGCAAGGAAACTGAGCAGTGCAGGGCCTTACCAGCCCCAGCCATCTGGGGGCCACCCTGGCTGGCACCAGCAGGAGGGTGGGCTGGCTTCTCAGAGGTCTGGGAGACTCAGGCTCCTTCTGCCAGGGCTGCAGTGGCCgactcctcctccccctccctccccaccctgcacCGCCTCCAGACCCCAGTCCTGACTATTGCTTAATCCCCAGGAACCCAGTTCCTGTGGGCAGCGCCTGACATGCCTGATCCTCTCTTTTCTGCAGTTCAAGGGAAAGACAAGATCTTGCACAAGGCACTCTGCATCTGCCCTTGGCCAGGGAAGGGTGGCATGGAGCCTCTCCGGCTGCTCATCTTACTCTTTGCCACAGGTAGGATCTTCTCCGTGCCCTGTGATGCCTTCTTTCCCTCACTTTGAGTATGTGGTTAGGGAGCAGGTGGTGGGCCCTGGGGTGAATTACGAAGGCGGTGGCAGTCCTTGGCATGCCTGAGTGCCCTGTTCTACACTCCTCTCCTCCCCAACCTGCCCATATTCTTCacaccctccttccctccccagtATCAAAACCCACCCTCAGACTCTTCCTGCATGTGGACATGTAAGGGGCTGGTGGACTCTGGTTGCATTGGAAGGGAAGGAGTGCTAACAGTGGCATCCCAGGCACTAGCTGGCAGTTGGGGGAAGCTTTCGGGGGGCGCCGGCACTGATAATAGCCTCTGAAATTATAAGCCACTAATTATGAGCCCCTGCAgttataaaagaggaaagaacatGAGGATGTTCACCTGCATCTTTGGGGCACTGTCTCCCCTGCTCTGAAGGTCCTCTTGTCCTCAGCTCTTGATGGGAGGTGAGGGGCCTGGAGATTTCCATCACTGAGTTGCGGCGAATTGACACACCAAATTTTTGTACACAACTGCTTCTTCCCACTGAGGGAAGTGAACCTTTTGCTCCCCCACAGCGTTGGACAAACCCGGGCAAGAGGAGAGAGAGTGCCAAATGGAGTCTTGTTCCTGCAGCTTTAGATGGTGTGGGGGCGGGGAGGAAGGTGGGGTCCTGAGGCATGGATGGGAGGTGGTAAGGTGGGAGAGGGCCACTGCCCATATGGTCTCTCTAGTTCCAAAAGGCAGGCCACCAGCTTCCCAATCCTATCTTTCAAGCCTCTGTCACAGTAATGGTTGAAGATGGCAGGCAAGGGAGGACCAAGAGAGGAGAAGTCAAAGCAGGGGGCTCTGGGGGCTTCTGctgcagcccctgccccagcAACAAGCTGGTGCTCTAAGCCCATCTCCCCTGCCCTAAGGAGGGTTCCCAAAATAGCAGCCTCATGTCTCCCCCAAAATATCTCCGAGACGGGTCCTTCCTGAAAGGGGAACAAAGCCACAGAAATAGGGAAGCTGGAAGCTAAAGGTCAGGAAAGTCGGTACCAGTGTGGGCGGCTGCAGAGCAAGCAAGAGTGGCGGGGCAGGGAGAGCCAGCCCCAGGCCGAGAGGAGAGATCCTAGTCCCGTATGACAGCAAAGAGATGTGCAGAACAGAACTGGAGGGGATTTTAAGACCAAGTGTCTCCAGAATAGACCCAGGGAGGGTCAGTTACGTCTCCAAGGAGGCCCAGCAAGACCAACTGTGAGAAAACCAAACCCAGGTCCCAGGTTTCCTGGTTCCCAATTTCCCACAAACACATGCTGTGCCACCTGCTCCCAACTTGCATAAGAACCTAAGCTCCTTCAGGGCAGGGTTTTTGTCTGTTTAGGTCACTGCACAGGGCAAGTGTTCAATGCGTATTTGGTAaatgaaggagtgaatgaatgtCTCCTTCCCAGAGCTGTCTGGAGCCCACAACACCACGGTGTTCCAGGGCGTGGAGGGCCAGTCCCTACAGGTGTCCTGCCCCTATGACTCCATGAAGCACTGGGGGAGGCGCAAGGCCTGGTGCCGCCAGCTGGACGAGAAGGGCCCATGCCAGCGCGTGGTCAGCACGCACAACTTGTGGCTGCTGTCCTTCCTGAGGAGGCGGAATGGGAGCACAGCCATCACAGATGATACCCTGGGCGGCACTCTCACCATTACACTGCGGAATCTACAACCCCACGATGCGGGCTTCTACCAGTGCCAAAGCCTCCATGGCAGTGAGGCTGACACCCTCAGGAAGGTCCTGGTGGAGGTGCTGGCAGGTGAGTGGGCAGTGGCTGCCTCTCTGGCCTGCCCCTGTTCCAAGCCTCATGTTTTGGGCATCTGTGTGCAGAACCACCCACTGGGCTCTCAGGAATCCTGGGAAAACCCATCGTGTGGGTCTCATCTCCCTACTCAGGGCTACCAAGGATAGTTGTGCAGGTTGCTCACTGCACAAGAGGGCCAAAATCCACTCCCCAGCCCGGACTCCTTTTGCCAGACTGTGTTCCCTGGTGCAGAGCTGCATCACCTGCAAGAAGGGCACCTTTCTCTACTTTGCATTAAGGCACTCTGTGAACTAGCCTGGCCTTGGCCCTGCTTGCCCAAACAGCTTTATCCATCTCCATCCAGTTAGCATGTGAACATGATGGGAGGTCcttaaggaggaggaggagattaATTTATTCCCTCACCAACCAACCAGTGGTCCTATCTACGTAAGTGAAGCACCAACCTGGTACAGAAAATCACCCCTAGAAAAGTACACTGCTTGTGCTGGGCAATGTgcttcccttctctgggcctccattctctcatctgtaaatggagagGGTGGTGTCTGTCCTGCTGACCCCACAGGGTTCCGGTGAGTTTGTGTTGTGGGGGAGGGCAGTTGCGGGCAGGGTGTGACATGTGCTCCAAGCCTCCTGCTACTGAACTGTCTTGGGATCGCCATTCCAGGTGGGAGTAGGTGGGCCACGGTGTCTCTTTCCATCCCCGAGCTTTGCGCAGGGACCACCCTCCAAGAAGGCTTTCTGCTTGAGTCTTCAGAACACAACTGTGTCCCCAAAGGAGAACAaatctgggactacagaggccGTTTCTGACTCTCCTCTTTTCCAACCCCTTCTCCCAGTATGGCTCTTTAGCATGGAAATGAGGTCAGGAGTAGTATTTGCCTGATGTGGGGAGGTCAGGCGAGACTGCCAGTCCTAGACAcaaaccccacctccaccactTTTCTAAGGATGGCAGGAGGCAGTGAACTCCCTTAGCCAACTCCcaagagggagacagaaaaatgaaagtaacCCATAGCTTGTGTAGATAGCTTGACAGTTTAGATAGGATTTTCAAGTACATCCATGATTGCATTCGCTCTTCTTAGCCCCTGTGCAGAAGGAGGGGGGAGTTGTAGTTACTGAGCTCCAATGAGGTGCTAGACACTGCCCAGAGGTGCCCTCATGGAATCCTGGTAACCCTGCTATTAAGGAAGTATTCCTAACTGCCCACTTTATAAgtggggaaattgaggcttatGGAGTGTAATGACTTGATCCACATA harbors:
- the LOC105489639 gene encoding triggering receptor expressed on myeloid cells 2 — encoded protein: MEPLRLLILLFATELSGAHNTTVFQGVEGQSLQVSCPYDSMKHWGRRKAWCRQLDEKGPCQRVVSTHNLWLLSFLRRRNGSTAITDDTLGGTLTITLRNLQPHDAGFYQCQSLHGSEADTLRKVLVEVLADPLDHRDAGDLWVPGESESFEDAHVEHSISRSLLEGEIPFPPTSVLLLLACIFLIKILAASALWAAAWHGQKPGTHPPSEPDCGHDPGHQLQTLPGLRDT